The DNA window ATGAAATCCCTGCGGTTCAGGGTGCCGCGATAGGCTCGATCGTCAAAAATTGAAGTCATGGTTAGCTCCTGCTGAAGTTCCCTGTAAGCCTACAACGTCCTCCTACGTAGTGACAACCCGGAAGAACGCCATTTTCTGAAACGGGAAGCGTGCGCCTGAATCAATCTGACTGTCAAAAAAGCCAATGCGCTTTTTTCTGGCTTTAGATAATCTCAAGGGTTATATAATTATCGGACCGCCAGCTAAACGCAACCATTGCCGCAGAAGTCCCGATCTGTTGCCTAAGAATATGGGCTTCTGCATTTCCGACAAATCGACGACAGATGAGGTGTTCATGAATTGCCAACCTCTCGAAGACGCTCGCAAAAAGCGTATCAAGTGGGCGTATACGACCCGAAACGTCGAATCAGCCATAGTGCAGACCCTGGTTTCGGGAATCGTCCAGCCAACGGCTGGTGACCTCCTGCTGGCACAAGTCGAGAGAATCGGACAGCATCCACGACTTGAACTCACGACAAGCCGAAGGGCCGAAATGTTTGAGGGCGACGAGATCGCGGTGGTTTTCGGCAACCGCTATGCTCCCGATCAATTCGAAGCCATGGTTCCCGACAAGCTCTCCACCTGCCATCTGGTGGCCGCAGGAGGGGTCGCCGCAAGAATGCTCAACCAGCATACAAAAATGAAGCGGCCAACTCGGATCAAACCTCTAGGACTGTTGGCAGATGCGAATGGCAACCCGATCAACCTTTCCGGTTTCTGTCTGCCAAAACCTGCGGCAATCAGCCGGACTCCTCTGGTGGTGGTCATCGCCGGCACCTCCATGAACTCCGGCAAGACAACTGCCTGCGCCAGCCTCGTCAAGGGGTTCGCGCGGCGCGGCCTGCGCGTGGCCGCAGCCAAGATCACCGGCACAGGGGCGGGCTCGGACTATCGCGCCCTGGTGGATGCCGGGGCCGACCCGGTCTACGACTTCCTCGATGCCGGATATGTATCGACATACCGGCTTGAGCGTCATGATCTGGTCAACATCGTCATGACTATCGGAGGGCACCTGGCCGCAGCAAATCCAAAAGTCATCGTCCTGGAAGTCGCCGACGGACTCCTGCAGCGCGAAACATCGCGCCTTTTCCAGATTCCCGAATTCATGAACTGGATAGACGGAGTGATCTTCACCGCAAACGACGCTCTCGGAGCCCAAGCCGGTGTTACATGGCTGGCCGCAAGGCAGCTACCAGTTATCGCCACCACCGGCGTGCTGACGTCCTCACCGCTGGCTATCCGGGAAGCGGCCTGCGCCACGGGCCTGCCGGTCTTCAAGACCTTGAGCCTGGCCAAACCTGCCGTGGCTTCACTTATTCATGATTGCCTCCGCCACCGCCGCCGGGAGCGGCTACGCTGCTCTGAACTCCAGGCGTGCTCGGGCGCAGACCTGCTTCCATACGGATTCTTCCCGAACGGAGGCTGAACAGGATGCGAACCCTGCCCCCTATCTTCGATCGCAACGGGAGCCTGATTTTACTGCGCCTTGTCCTCAACGGCATCCTGCAAGCGGCCATGGTCATCGGCACCAT is part of the Deltaproteobacteria bacterium HGW-Deltaproteobacteria-18 genome and encodes:
- a CDS encoding DUF1611 domain-containing protein, with product MGFCISDKSTTDEVFMNCQPLEDARKKRIKWAYTTRNVESAIVQTLVSGIVQPTAGDLLLAQVERIGQHPRLELTTSRRAEMFEGDEIAVVFGNRYAPDQFEAMVPDKLSTCHLVAAGGVAARMLNQHTKMKRPTRIKPLGLLADANGNPINLSGFCLPKPAAISRTPLVVVIAGTSMNSGKTTACASLVKGFARRGLRVAAAKITGTGAGSDYRALVDAGADPVYDFLDAGYVSTYRLERHDLVNIVMTIGGHLAAANPKVIVLEVADGLLQRETSRLFQIPEFMNWIDGVIFTANDALGAQAGVTWLAARQLPVIATTGVLTSSPLAIREAACATGLPVFKTLSLAKPAVASLIHDCLRHRRRERLRCSELQACSGADLLPYGFFPNGG